Within Thermus sp. CCB_US3_UF1, the genomic segment GAGAGCTTGGACCCGGGGGCGGCCGCCAGCCACCTTTGAACCGTACCTATAAGGGTTTGAAACTGGGGGCTATGGTATCATCGGCCCACGGGGAGAACAGGCTTTGAACCGTACCTATAAGGGTTTGAAACCTACCACAGGCTGGATGGTACCGCTCCCGCACGGAGCTTTGAACCGTACCTATAAGGGTTTGAAACCCTCTTCATCTTCATCCTTATCCCCCCTTTACACCCTCCTTTGAACCGTACCTATAAGGGTTTGAAACTCGGGGAGGAGGCTTCAGAGTTCGGCATAGTGCTAATCTTTGAACCGTACCTATAAGGGTTTGAAACTCCTCCGAGAGGATGGCGTAGATGTGCTCCTCCCGGACCACTTTGAACCGTACCTATAAGGGTTTGAAACGAAGCCCAGCGTAAAAAAGAAAAATTTAAAAGCTACTTTGAACCGTACCTATAAGGGTTTGAAACTGCCCCCCAGGAGTTTGAGGGGGCGTGAGGTTGAGGAGCTTTGAACCGTACCTATAAGGGTTTGAAACTAGATTAGAACTAGACCAAACTCGGTCTCCTCCTCAGACTTTGAACCGTACCTATAAGGGTTTGAAACTCGGGCCGAGATAAACATCAGCCCGCTCCCATTCTTCCTCTTTGAACCGTACCTATAAGGGTTTGAAACGGAAAGGATCAAGACGGCCAAGGGGCGCAAGACCAACTTTGAACCGTACCTATAAGGGTTTGAAACTGGGGTCTAACTGACCCTGTACCCCCATGGTGCCACGGCTTTGAACCGTACCTATAAGGGTTTGAAACAATGAGTTCTATGGCTTTCTCTTCCATCCTTTCACTCTTTGAACCGTACCTATAAGGGTTTGAAACTCGTGAGGTCGGCGTACCTCGGGAGGACTAGACTAGGCTACTTTGAACCGTACCTATAAGGGTTTGAAACCCTAACCTGCCTAGCCTGCTTGCCTAACCCGCCTAGCCTTTGAACCGTACCTATAAGGGTTTGAAACAAAAGATTTGGGACATGCTCCAGCAGGCTATTCAGGCTTTGAACCGTACCTATAAGGGTTTGAAACAGCCCGCCCCCCTTTAGGGTGGACCTAGTCTGCTAGGCTTTGAACCGTACCTATAAGGGTTTGAAACCGCTTCCCCCCTCCCGCATAAATCTTTCCCATTGCCTCTTTGAACCGTACCTATAAGGGTTTGAAACCTGGGGGTGCGGGGAAGACCTCCCTGGCCCGGGACCCTTTGAACCGTACCTATAAGGGTTTGAAACGGTGCGCCGCACTCCTTTCGTCTAAGAGGTCCCGCATCCGCTTTGAACCATACCTATAAGGGTTTGAAACTCAGAAGCCAAACAACAGAAAGAACTATCATCAGGCCTTTGAACCGTACCTATAAGGGTTTGAAACGCTGCCCGGTACACTTCTGGGCCTCGGGTGGCCCAGCTTTGAACCGTACCTATAAGGGTTTGAAATCTTGGAAGCGCTGGACCGCCCAGGGTGAGGGAGGCTGTCTTTGAACCCTACCTATGAGTTGACTGCATGGGGGCAGGGCCTCGAGGACCTCGAGGACCCCCAAACCCCCAGGAGTAGTCCCCCGGCACCCTCCTGTGCCCCATGGGGTGGGGCCTGATTGCCCCTCGAGGCCCACTTGTTCGCGAAACGTAGCTTTCGCGAAAAGAACCCCCAAGGGCCTTCCGTCTCCCAAAACCTCACGGGGATGCGTAGCCTGGTGTGGGTGAGAGATTTAGAGGGGATTTGGATTAGGGCCTCTTTTCACGGGGTCATAAATGCCGGGGAAAGAATCCCCTTTGGGGGAGTAAAGAAAGCCCCTGCGAGCAGGGTACCTGCAGGGGTGGACCTCAGGCCAAACCCAACTAGTGCCCGATGCCTCCGGCTTCCCCTCCAGGGTCGGCGGCGGAGGGTAGATCCACAACCCTAAGCACACCTGTGGACTGGACCTGGATAGCTTGCTGGCTCAAGTCCGAGGAGACCCTGAAAGGGGAGTCCAAAGCAGGTCGTGTAAGGATTTATGTGTAAGGGTCCGTGTTTAATAGGGGGGCACACCTTAGCACGAGGAGGTGCCCCGTGGACCAGGATACCTTGCGGATCTTGCTGAGGGAAGCGGTGCGGGAGACAGTAGCCGAGGTTCTGCAGACGGTTCTGGAGCTGGACCGGACGGCCTTCTTGCAGGTGCACGGAGGCCGCAGGAACGGCTACTACCCCCGCAAGCTGGAGACCACCTTCGGCCAGGTGGACCTGAAGGTCCCTAGGGATCGGGAATCTCGGTATTACCCGGCTTTCCTTAAGCCCTACGTCCGCCGCCTGGTGGACGTGGGGGAAGTGGCGGTAGCCCTTTACGCCGCCGGGGTCAGTCAGCGCAAGGCGGCCGAGATACTGAGCCTGCTCTTAGGCCACCGCTACTCCCACGAGACCCTGAGCGCCCTGACGGACGAGGTCCTGGAGGCGGCAGGAGCCTTCCGCACCCGGCCTTTGCCCGAGGAGATGGCCTTCGTCTACCTGGACGGGCTTTCCCTAAAGGTCTTCAGGGAAGGAGAAGGGATCGTACGGGAAAGCGTGTATGTGGCCCTGGGCATCGCCCCTAATGGGGAGAGGCGGGTCCTGGGGTTTTGGCTGTTGCCCACGGAGAGCGCCCTGGGATGGGAGGGGGTCCTGGGGGAGCTTTGGCAGCGGGGCCTGCGGCGGGTATTGCTCTTCATCACCGACGGGCTGCCCGGGCTTCCTGAAGCGATCCGCAGGGTCTACCCTCAGGCGGAATGGCAGCGGTGCGTGGTGCACGGGGTGCGGTGGAGCCTGTCCCAGGTGCGGGCGCGGGACCGGGGCCTGCTGGCGGAGGACCTGAGGCGGGTGTACGGGGCGGAGAGCCGGGAAGAAGCTCTTGGGGCCTTGGAGGAGGTGAAGGCCGCCTGGGGTTCGCGGTACCCGGGGGTGGTGGGGCTTTGGGTACAGGATTCGGGGGCCTTCCTGCGGTTCTACGGGTACCCCAAGGTGCTTTGGCCGTACCTGCGGAGCACCAACCTGATGGAGCGGTTTATCCGGGAAGTGCGGCGGGGGACGAAGGT encodes:
- a CDS encoding IS256-like element ISTth4 family transposase: MFNRGAHLSTRRCPVDQDTLRILLREAVRETVAEVLQTVLELDRTAFLQVHGGRRNGYYPRKLETTFGQVDLKVPRDRESRYYPAFLKPYVRRLVDVGEVAVALYAAGVSQRKAAEILSLLLGHRYSHETLSALTDEVLEAAGAFRTRPLPEEMAFVYLDGLSLKVFREGEGIVRESVYVALGIAPNGERRVLGFWLLPTESALGWEGVLGELWQRGLRRVLLFITDGLPGLPEAIRRVYPQAEWQRCVVHGVRWSLSQVRARDRGLLAEDLRRVYGAESREEALGALEEVKAAWGSRYPGVVGLWVQDSGAFLRFYGYPKVLWPYLRSTNLMERFIREVRRGTKVRDHKFPKEEAVYKLLYLESERQEGRWAERKLKGFSEVKEVLEKMLQERYAPRTQTLTHNS